The Desulfovibrio fairfieldensis sequence AAATTTTCGAGGTCCTCGAATTTTCCTATGAAACGCTGAAAAAGCGCTTTGAGGAACTGGCCTACCTGAACAAGGGCCTGATCATCGAGTGCATTGACGAGCGCATCGGAGAAACCCATGTTTTCCACGCCGAGGGCGGCATTCGTCAGTTTGTGGCGGATCTCAATTCCGGCGAGCAGGGCATCCATTCGATTATTTTCGGCGAAGGCATGGTGGACAGCGTCACCGTGGATTTCGCCCTGCAGTACAACGCCGGGTACAAGGAAAACATCCTTACCTTTGCCAACAATATCCGCACCAAGGAAGGGGGCACCCACTTGGTGGGCTTCCGCACAGCCCTGACCCGCGCCATCAACGGCTATATCAAGGGCCAGCAGGATCTGGTCAAGAAGCTGAAAAATACCGCCCTGTCCGGCGACGACGTGCGCGAGGGCCTCACGGCTGTGATCAGCGTCAAGCTGCCCCAGCCGCAGTTTGAGGGCCAGACAAAGACCAAACTGGGCAACAGCGAGGTGGCCGGTCTGGTGGCCGGGGTGGTCTATGACCGCCTGAACGTCTATTTTGAGGAAAATCCCAAGGACATCCGGCTGATCATCGATAAGGCCGTGGATGCGGCCCGGGCCCGCGACGCGGCCCGCCGGGCCAAGGAATTGGTGCGGCGCAAAGGGGCCCTGTCGGACAACGCCCTGCCCGGCAAGCTGGCCGACTGCCAGAGCAAAGACCCCGTGGAATCGGAGCTCTTTATCGTGGAGGGCGATTCCGCAGGCGGTTCGGCCAAGCAGGGACGCAATCCTAAAAATCAGGCTATCCTGCCCCTGCGCGGCAAGATTCTGAACACCGAGCGCACCCGTTTTGACCGGATGCTGGCCAACAAGGAAGTCAAGGCTCTGATCACGGCCATGGGCGCGGGCATTCAGGACGACACGGACCTGGAAAAACTGCGTTACCACAAGATCATCATCATGACCGATGCCGACGTGGACGGCGCGCATATCCGCACCCTGTTGCTGACCTTCTTTTTCCGCCAGTATCAGGAAATGGTGGAAAAGGGCTTTGTGTATATCGCCCAGCCGCCGCTCTACCGCGTGCACAACTCACGCATGGAGAAGTTCATCAAGGACGATGCGGAGCTCAACGATTTTCTGCTCTCCCGGGTCAGTGAGGACGTCAGCATCGTGGCCCGTAATGGGAAGACTTTCAGCGGCAAAGCCCTGATCAGCCTCATGCGGCGTATTGAAAAGCTGGAAATGCGCGTGACCGACGCCGAAGGGGCGGGCACCCCGCGCGACCTTTTCCTGGCCCTGACCACCTATCCCGTGCGTGCGGAAGCCTCCATGCTGGAGGACCAGGACAGCGAATTCACGGCTTGGCTCAATGAGCACGGCTATCTGTTGACCTTGGAGCGCGAGCGCAGCGAGGAGGACGACGAGGAACGCCTGTTCGCGGTTTTTGAAAGCACCGGCAGCCACCACACCCGGCGCGGCATGGAGTTCTTTGCCTCCCGCCTGTACCGCCAGAC is a genomic window containing:
- the gyrB gene encoding DNA topoisomerase (ATP-hydrolyzing) subunit B, encoding MVPETSGNGGYNASSITILEGLSAVRKRPAMYIGSTDGRGLHHLVYEVVDNSIDEAMAGYCSRITVILHADNSVTVRDDGRGIPVDIHPKEGVPAVQVVMTKLHAGGKFDNTSYKVSGGLHGVGVSCVNALSEELTVTVRRDGKRYRQHYARGVPQDQLAVIGEDVEGHGTTVRFRPDEEIFEVLEFSYETLKKRFEELAYLNKGLIIECIDERIGETHVFHAEGGIRQFVADLNSGEQGIHSIIFGEGMVDSVTVDFALQYNAGYKENILTFANNIRTKEGGTHLVGFRTALTRAINGYIKGQQDLVKKLKNTALSGDDVREGLTAVISVKLPQPQFEGQTKTKLGNSEVAGLVAGVVYDRLNVYFEENPKDIRLIIDKAVDAARARDAARRAKELVRRKGALSDNALPGKLADCQSKDPVESELFIVEGDSAGGSAKQGRNPKNQAILPLRGKILNTERTRFDRMLANKEVKALITAMGAGIQDDTDLEKLRYHKIIIMTDADVDGAHIRTLLLTFFFRQYQEMVEKGFVYIAQPPLYRVHNSRMEKFIKDDAELNDFLLSRVSEDVSIVARNGKTFSGKALISLMRRIEKLEMRVTDAEGAGTPRDLFLALTTYPVRAEASMLEDQDSEFTAWLNEHGYLLTLERERSEEDDEERLFAVFESTGSHHTRRGMEFFASRLYRQTWQLFTELREECGGLVFTLRRKDGEAAADDVFQLMQMVLDEARRGINIQRYKGLGEMNPDQLWVTTMNPDNRILLQVSVEDATSASDAFEELMGDRVEPRRDFIERNALAVQELDI